TGGTGGGAAATGGACTTTCTGTTCTCAAAACAAAGATAAAAAGGAAATTTCTATGGAAAATAGTTATGTGTGCTTTTACATGTTATCTTCTAGTCTCAATCTTTATAATTCAAGTAATTGAAAAAAAGTATGAAACAAAAGGCAAAAAGAGTTACAATGTTCTTCAAAAAATAAATCAAAAGATACCCTTTTCTCAGGAGTTGAAACATTTCTATTTTATAAATGCTGATGATTTCAATGTAAACTTTCTTTCTGAAAATATTCAACTTTTTCGTCAGGATAGGATTATAGTCCATATTTCGCTTTTTGATACAAACGGCTCTATAAATTATGACTTACATAAAGAATACCGCAAAAAAGATCCTGAGTTTAAAAACGTAGTTACAAATGGCGTAGCTGCATATCATAACAGCTATCTTATCAGGTTTAAAGGTGATCAGATATTGAGAATAAGAAAATTATGAATAATATAGGTATATAAACCCAATCAATGTTTTTTTCTATTGTCATACCAGCTCGAAATGAAGATGAGTCTATTAAAAAAACCGTATTAAATCTTTTACAATCATTACATGAGAACTCAATATACTCAGAAATAATTATTGTTGACGATGGCAGCACTGATAAAACAGAGGAAGTAGTGAAGCATATTATAACAACAAACAGTTCAGTCCGTTATATAAAGAATATGCCCCTTCATGGATTTGGTTTGGCAGTTAGGAAGGGATTGGAAGTATATAGAGGAGACGCAGTTGCAATACTTATGGCAGATGGCTCGGACAGCGCAGAAGATGTTGTAAGATGTTATAAAAAGCTGAAAGAAGGCTATGATTGTGTGTTTGGATCCAGATTTATTAAGGGAAGCAAGGTTAAGAACTACCCTGTTATAAAACTAATATTGAATAGGATTGCTAATTATTCCATAAAAATATTATTTGCATTGAAAACAAATGATGTAACAAATGGTTTCAAGTGTTACCGCAGAAAAGTAATAGAAGGAATAAAACCAATATTATCCGTTCATTTTAATTTAACAGTAGAACTCCCGCTTAAAGCCATTGTTAGAAAGTATTCTTATGCTGTTATTCCAATAAGCTGGCATGGCAGAGAAAAAGGAATGGCAAAATTCAGAATCAAGGAGATGGGCAGTAGATACGTGTTTATAATTTTATATGCATTACTTGAAAAATGGCTTTCTAAAGGCGATTATATCCAGCGAGAAAATAATTAAAGTTAATCTTCATTTCAATTTAAACAAGTATAATTTATATTTATATTCGTGATACTTGTGAATATTCTTAAAACTTTCTCTTAATCCCTTAAGTGTGTTTTCTTCATAAAGATACTTCTTAATCAATATAATTTCTCCGTTCTCTCTCATCCATTCCTCAAAGTTTTCTCTGGGTCTTTCAGAGTGAAGAAGCATCCACAATCGTTTATGCTTTCCTCCATATTGTTTGATTTGCTCTGGCTTGTCAAATGGATTTATTCTACAAATCGGAAGAATGCCTTTGTAATAATGAGGAAATCCCTCCATTAATCTTCCTAAAAGAACTACATCGTCTTTTTGTTCATTAACAGTAATCTCATCTGTGATTGCCCGCCATGGAGTTATCATATCAACATCAAAATACTGCCTGTTTGTAAAGTAGTTATAGTTTGAAT
Above is a window of bacterium DNA encoding:
- a CDS encoding glycosyltransferase family 2 protein; translation: MFFSIVIPARNEDESIKKTVLNLLQSLHENSIYSEIIIVDDGSTDKTEEVVKHIITTNSSVRYIKNMPLHGFGLAVRKGLEVYRGDAVAILMADGSDSAEDVVRCYKKLKEGYDCVFGSRFIKGSKVKNYPVIKLILNRIANYSIKILFALKTNDVTNGFKCYRRKVIEGIKPILSVHFNLTVELPLKAIVRKYSYAVIPISWHGREKGMAKFRIKEMGSRYVFIILYALLEKWLSKGDYIQRENN